The genomic segment CCCGAACCAGACTGAACCTGTTTACCATTTGCAGAACTCACCGTTTGATTGAAATCGGCACTAAACACGCTCACTTTTTGTAAGCGAGTTTGCAATTCACTTGCTGCATCAGCAAAGACAAAAGGGGCGACAAGCGCCAAAGTTAAAAGCGCGGTCCATTTTTTTGCTGTTTTTTGCATTTTACTTTCCTTTAATAATAAAAATTATCATAGCGAGTTAGCAAACTCGCCCGACAGTTAATAATCAGAAGAATTGCGGACAAGCAATTCACGTTTACCATTACGCATTTCAGAAACAATACCTTGTTCTTCCATTTGATCCATAATATTCGCAGCGCGGTTGAAACCGATTTTCAAACGACGTTGGATAAAAGAGGTAGAAGTCATCCCCGTGCTACTCACGACTTCTACGGCTTTATCAAATAAAGGATCAAGCTCATCGCTTTCTCCGCTATAACCACTGTCATCATCCCCGCCTATTTCATCAGCAGTACTTTCTAAAATCGCTGAAATATAGGTCGGTTTACCACGAGCACGCCAGTCATCTGCAACACGGTTCACTTCATCATCAGACATAAAGGCACCATGCACACGCATAAGTTCTGTTGTTCCGTTTGCTAAATATAGCATATCACCTCGGCCTAACAACGCCTCTGCCCCATTTTGGTCCAAAATCGTACGGGAGTCATTTCGTTGTACGACAGTAAACGCAATACGACTTGGGATATTTGATTTAATTAACCCCGTAATCACATCGACAGACGGACGTTGTGTGGCTAAAATCACGTGAATTCCCACAGCACGTGCTTTTTGAGTTAAACGTGCAATCAATTCTTCGATTTGTTTGCCAGCGACCATCATAAGATCCGCAAACTCATCCACAATGACCACAATATAACTCATTCGCCCTAAATGTGGGGCAGTCGCATCCATACTGTCTGACGGTTTCCAAAGTGGATCAGGAATCCCATATCCTTCTGCTTTAAGCTCATCAATTTTATCGTTAAAACCTTCAATATTACGCACGCGAACTTGTGCTAATAATTGATAGCGACGTTCCATTTCGTCCACACACCAACGTAATGCATTCGCGGCTTTTTTCATATCCGTCACAACTTCCGTTAATAGGTGTGGAATATCGTTATACACAGATAATTCCACGACTTTCGGGTCAATCATGATAAATTTTACTTCTTCAGGTTTTACACGGTAAAGTAAACTTAAAATCATGGTATTAATTCCAACAGATTTTCCCGAACCTGTTGACCCAGCAACCAATAAATGCGGCGTTTTAGCTAAATCAATAACCACGGCTTTACCTGAAATATCTTTACCTAACGCCATTGGCAATAATGCTTTAGAGTGACGGAACTCATCACTATCTAAGACATCACGCAAATATACCGTTTGACGTTTTGCATTTGGCGTTTCAATACCAATATAAGGTTTTCCTGGAATAGTTTCTGCTACACGAATCGCTTTAAATGTTAAAGCACGAGCCAAATCTGTATCAATACTCGTTACTTTCGATGCTTTGACCCCAGGTTGTAACTCAAGTTCATAACGTGTAACAACAGGCCCAACTAAAACATCTTTTACTTCTGCTTTTACATTGAAATTACGCAATTGTGCTTCAATACGTTGTGAAGTCTGATATAATTCTTCTGGCGTAATATCATGCGTTTGCGTGGAATGTTGATCCAATAAATCCAATGTTGGCATATCAGTAGTAGGCTTTTCAGCTGATTTTGGATTACCGAACATTTCAATCACTTTATCGACTGAAATTGAACGCAAACCATTTGGTTCAGGCACTGATTGTGGCTGAATACCTGACTCTAATGAAACACCAATTTCGTGCGCTTGCTTTTGACGTATATTCTCCCGCTCCGCTTCTCGCTCTGCAAACGCCACTGCTAAATGACCGAAATCATCACTCTCTTTTTGCGTATCAGTTTCTTCATTAAGTGCGGTCGAATTTTGCAACGTTTCGAGTGGCATAATCGGTTTGGCGGCAAGCGTCACTTCAGGGATACGTGGTGTTTCAGTTAAATCTTCATCAAAATCTACTGCACTTTCTTCTTCGAATACAGGTATAGAAAGCGTTGATTCCGTATTTGGCAAATGAACACCGGCGATACTCACTTCCGGTAGTTCTTCTTGCGTTTCTGCTTGATATCCGCCCAATTGGGTCACATCATTTTCTTCATCCGTATTAGCCGAAGAAAGCGTATTCAATCCGACAATATGAATATTGGTTGGCTGTTGTGCCGTTTGACTATCAAGCATTTGCTGCCATGGTGCAACGGGCATTTCCACGGTTTGTGGTTCAATATCCGACTCTGCGGTTGTATTTTCAATCGCTGTAGGTTGTGTTTGAGGTTCCGGCTCATTTTGCACAGTTAACCAGTGATAGAATTTTACAAGTAAACGAATTAACGACGCACCAGAACAAAAAATAAAGCCAATAATACTTGCAATAACGCCAAATAATAGAACACCAAACTTACCTAACAAAGGGAACAAGACTTTAATAAGGCTGCCACCTAAGACCCCACCTGCAAGATGATAATTATCATTAGCCAATAACAAAGCACAAAGCGATGTCAATCCAAGCATCAACATCACAAACCCAAACATACGTAAGCCAAAACGCATCCAAGTCAAGCTATCAATACGTTTAGTGCGAATAAAGTAAATCGGTGCAATACAAATTAAAAACGGCAAAATATTGCCAGCTTTACCGAAAAAGACAAACAGCAAATCCATTACCCAAGCGCCTAATCTGCCTGATTTATTAATCACATCAGGCTGATAGGTTGAAACGGACCACGAACTATCAATTGGGCTATAGCTTGACCAAGCAATAATCAAATAAAATCCAAAAAGTGCGGTCAATCCAAACAGAAATTCCACTAAATAATGTTTTGGCGAAAAGCCATCTGTAAGTTTTCTAATCATTCTATTTTTATGGTTATTTTAATTGTAAAAAATTTGTTTGTTTGACTTCTTCCATGACCACATAAGTGCGCGTGTCATTTACCCCGGGTAAACGCAGCAATGTAGTCCCCAATAATTTACGATAGGCAGCCATATCTGCCACGCGTGTTTTCAACAAATAATCAAAATCGCCTGAAACCAAATGGCATTCTTGAATCTCATCCAACGCTTGTACTGCCGCATTAAATTCTTCAAACACATCAGGTTTGCCGCGAATTAACGTAATTTCCACAATAACTAGCAACGGCGCGTTTAAGAGTTCTGGATTAAGTAATGCCCGATACCCCGTAATCACACCTTGTTTTTCTAAACGTTTCACCCGCTCTAAACAAGGCGTTGGCGACAAGCCTACTTTCTTTGACAAATCAATATTCGAGATTTTACCGTTACGTTGCAACTCATTCAGAATTTTAATATCAATCGCATCAAGTGCCTTAGGCAATTTCTTATCCATAAAATTCACCATCTGGGAGAATAAAATTCTGTGAATTGTAGCCTATTTTCTAAAAAATAGCTATTTCACCCATTCGTTGTATAGCGATTCTTTACCAAAAGCGTATAGTCAAAAGAAAGTACAACTTAGGAAACAAAAATGAATAATCCTTTTCAAGCAAAGTGGTCATCAGCAGGACAAACGATGTGCTTAGGACATTGGGAAATTACGTTTAATGGTTTACCCCTTGTACTTCCTGAAGAACGTCGTAATGAACATATGAATACCGATGCCATTTACAATTTTATTGATCCTGATGATGAACTTTACCGCGAAGGGTTAGAAGAAAACGATTGGATAATTGAAAATGCGGAATGGTTGGCGGATGTATTTATCCATCATGATATCCCCATTGAAGAAGAAATGATGCGATTTTTCTATCACGCCGTTAATAAACAAGATTGGCGTTGTGGAAGTTGTGGCGGTTGTATCTAAACAAAAGTGCGGTCAATTTCACCGCACTTTTTGCTATAAATCATCAAGTACATTCAGTGCATCAGCTAATTTTTTCACCGTATAAACTTGCATATTTTCTACTGCACTTTTCGGTTTATTGCCCAAAGGCACGATAGCGCGTTTGAAACCATGTTTAGCCGCTTCAGAAATGCGTTCTTGACCACTTGGTACCGGACGAATTTCGCCACCAAGCCCAACTTCACCAAAAACTACTAAATCTTGCGGTAAGGGGCGATTTCTAAAGCTAGAAATTAAGGCTAATAATAATGCTAAATCAGCACTGGTTTCCGTGACTTTCACGCCACCAACCACATTAACAAACACATCTTGGTCGGACATTTGCAAACCACCATGACGATGTAACACGGCAAGTAAAAGTGCAAGACGATTCTGTTCAAGCCCAACTGCAACGCGGCGTGGATTTGCCAACATAGAATGATCCACTAAGGCTTGAATTTCCACCAGCAATGGACGCGTGCCTTCCCACAACACCATAACGGAACTCCCCGATGTCAATTCATCACCGCGACTTAGGAAAATAGCAGAAGGATTTTTCACTTCACGCAATCCTTGCTCGGTCATCGCAAAAACTCCTAATTCATTCACTGCTCCAAAACGGTTTTTATGTGAACGCAATGTACGATAACGACTATCCGCTTCCCCTTCGAGCAACAAAGAACAGTCAATCGCGTGCTCTAATACTTTCGGACCGGCTAAAGTGCCGTCTTTTGTCACGTGTCCTACCATAATAATCGCGACTTGTCGGGTTTTGGCATAACGGGTTAAAAATGATGCACATTCACGCACTTGTGCCACGGAACCGGGAGAAGATTGAATGTCGGACAAATGCATCACTTGAATAGAGTCGATAACAATAAGTTGCGGTTTGAGTTGATCTGCTAAGTGGCAAATTTGTTCAACAGAGGTTTCAGATAACATTTGCAATCTATCTGTTGGCAAATTCAAACGATTGGCTCGCATTGCAACTTGTTGCAAACTTTCTTCACCTGTGACATAAAGTGCGGTCATATTTTGCGCTAATCCACACATAACCTGTAACAATAATGTCGATTTTCCCGCACCAGGGTGCCCACCAATCAAGATAGCTGAACCCGGCACAATTCCGCCGCCAAGTACGCGATCGAGTTCTTTAAATCCACTAGTAAAGCGCGGCGTTTCTTGTAAACTAATTTCCGCTAAAGTTTGGATTTTAGCTTGGGTTTTACCCGCATATCCACTGAAACGATCATTTTTCGGCGCGGATTTTGCCGAAATCATGCGTACTTCACTAATCGTGTTCCACGCTTTACAAGCGGAACATTGCCCTTGCCAACGAGAATATTCTGCGCCGCAATCGTTGCAAACATAAGCCGTTTTAGGCGCTTTTGCCATCTGATGCCACCGTTAACTTAATCAAATTAATCATACGTTTAACGTATTGTCCTTGATGCAATAAGTTATTCAATTTACTCATCGCCAAAGGATTCTCTTTGGTTTCGCTATGCAAACGAATAATGTCTCGAATTTTTTCAAATAACCATACGTTACTTTCAATGAGATCAACTAATGTTTGCTCATCAATTTGATGTTGTTCCGCTACGGCATTGAATAATTTTTTAGCCTCGACATAATAATTGGCCAAATTAAAAAACGCGCCTATACGCTCGACGGTACGCATAAAATCTTGTGCAAAATAGCTGACACCAAACAACAGCGTTTCCTCAATAAGTTGTTGTTCATAATGAAAAAGTGCGGTCAAAATTTCCTGTGGATTTTGACTATGCTGCTCAATATCTAAAAACGCACGCCATTTTTCTAACCAATCCGTTAATTGAGGCAATTCACCTTTTGCAAGTTGATAACCTCGTTTAGCTTTACTTGCAGAACTTAAACGCACACCATCTGTTAACGTTAAATTTTCGACTAACGCTAATAAATCTGTAAGCTCACCACGTTTAAGTTCAAATTCCACTTCACAGATCGGCTCAATATTATCATTTGCTTTAATTTCACCACGATCTAAGGCAATTTCAATTTCAGTATCTTTGCCACATTCGATCAACCAAGATTGGCGTTCAAAATCTGTACTAAAAATAGGTTTTAAAGCCAAATCAGTTGGAAAATCAAACTCCGTCAATGCAGCAAGTTGTGCGAGATCTGGCGCGGCATTGTTTAACGTGAAATTATATTCTGGTCGAATATGCAATCCCCCCGTTACTTTTCCATTTGTTTTTAATGTCATTTGAAATGCATTATTTTCCGACCGCACTCTTAGACCCATTTTTTGTTGTGCAAAAAAACCATCTTCCGTATCGTAATAAGTATTACCAAGAAAAGCGTGTTTTTGTTCAACAATTCGAAAATCAGTTAAAGACTGCGACAAATTGTCTGCAAAAGTTTGAGTGACAGCAAGTTTGAGTTCAACTTCATTTGACATTGCGATAAATTCCTCGTTAATTCTGACCGCGCTTTTTTGCGAAAACTGTAATATTATGTGCTTATTATACATTTAATACGTGAATTTTATCTAACAATAAGATAATATGCGCGGAGTTTTGGGAGCTGCCTATATGTTCTTTAGTAGCCCCTATCACGCTAAGCGATTAGCATTATTTTTGTCAACCCCATTTAGGAGTTAATTATGGCGATGAATAACTTTCTCGGATTATTTGCCCATTCCCCATTAAAGCCATTGCAAAAACATTCAGATAAAGTAACAGAAGCTTGTACTTTGCTTGTACCATTTGTTGATGCAGTTTTTGAGAATGATTGGGACAAGGCTGAAGAAGCGCGTTTACACATTGTAGACATGGAACATCGTGCAGATAAATTAAAACGCGAAATTCGACTAAAATTACCGCGTGGACTGTTTTTACCTATTGACAGAACGGACTTATTAGAACTTGTTACTCAACAAGACAAGCTTGCGAATTATGCAAAAGATATCGCTGGCCGTATGATTAGTCGTCAATTCCCAATTCCAGCAGAACTTCAAGAAGGCTTTAAGACTTTCCTTTGTCGCAGTATTGATGCAGCAATTCAAGCCAACAAAATTACACAAGAGATGGATGGTTTATTAGAAACTGGTTTCAAAGGCCGTGAATTAACATTAGTTAATAATATGATCAATATCCTAGATGATATTGAAGATGATACTGATCAAATGCAAATCGAATTACGCCGTGAATTACGTAAAATTGAAAATCGCTATAATCCAATTGATGTAATTTCACTATATAAAACTTTTGAATGGGTCGGTGTACTTGCTGACCAGGCACAACGTGTTGGCTCACGCATTGAATTAATGCTTGCTCGCTCATAATTATTTTTAACATAGGATTTCTACTATGGAAGTATTACAAAATTACGGCACTCTATTAATTCTAATTACAGCGGCTTTCGCTTTCTTTATGGCGTTTGGTGTGGGAGCGAATGATGTATCAAATGCAATGGGAACATCTGTAGGTTCTGGCACAATTACAGCAAAACAAGCAATTATTATTGCTCTAATTTTTGAATGCGCTGGGGCATATCTAGCGGGTGGTGAAGTAACAGAAACCATAAAAAGTGGCATTATCAATCCAAATGACTTTATTTCTCAACCCGATATTCTCGTATTAGGCATGATGTCTGCACTTTTTGCATCTGGTTTATGGCTTTTAATCGCTTCACGTTGGGGATGGCCTGTATCTACTACTCATACTATTATCGGTGCAATTATCGGTTTCGCTTGCATTACTGCAGGCACAGACTCTGTGCGCTGGAGAGCAATTAGCGGTATTGTAGGAAGTTGGTTTATCACGCCAGTTATTGCTGGCATACTAGCTTATGGTATATTCTTAGTCATTCAGAAACTCATTTTTGATACAGAACACCCTTTACGCAATGCACAGAAGTTTGGTCCGCATTTTATGGGATTAACGGTGTTTATTCTTATTATTGTTACTGTAGCTAAAGGTTTAAAACATGTTGGATTGCATTTAAGTACAAACGAAACTATTCTGATTTCTGTAGCATTAAGTGCGGTTTCTGTAGTCATTAGTTATTTCTATTTTCGTAGCAAAAACTTTATCCGCAAAGCGCGGAAAGGAACATTTGGTGGCGTAGAACGTGTATTTAGCATGTTAATGCTTATGACTGCTTGTGCTATGGCATTTGCTCATGGTTCAAATGATGTTGCTAATGCAATTGGGCCTTTAGCTGCAGTTGTAACAATCATAGAAAATGGTGGTAATATTACAGCAACAACGCCTATGGCTTGGTGGGTTTTACCACTTGGTGCATTAGGTATTGGTGTTGGTCTGATCGTGATGGGTTACAAAGTAATGGCAACGATTGGTACAGGTATCACGGACTTAACGCCAAGTCGCGGTTTTGCAGCACAATTTGCAACCGCTGCAACTGTTGTAGTAGCATCTGGTACTGGGTTACCCATTTCAACAACACAAACACTTGTTGGTGCGGTACTTGGTATTGGTCTTGCTCGTGGTATTGCAGCATTGAATCTAAATGTTATTCGTAATATTATCGCATCATGGGTTGTCACTCTGCCAGCAGGTGCATTCTTTGCGATTATTATTTACTATATCTTAGCGTTAATTTTCCGCTAATTTAAAAAGTGCGGTCAAAAATTTGATATATTTGACCGCACTTTTATTTTTAGAGTTTATGTAAAGAAAAAATTATGCCAAAAATCATTAAAATTACATTATCTGCATTATTACTTGGTTCAGCTGTAAACGCTGTTGCGGAAACGGCTTATGTCACTGAAAACTTAAATACTTACTTACGTAAAGGCGCAGGTGATAATTTTAAAATTGCAGGTGCTATTCAAGCGGGTGAAGCCGTGACAATTTTAAATCGTCAAGATCGTTATACCTTAATTCGCGATGGTAAAAACCGTGAAGCTTGGATCTTAAATAACGAACTGTCTTCTACTCCAAGTAGCAAAAACGAAAATCCAAAACTGAAAGCTCAAGTTCAAGAACTCACTGCAAAACTAAATAATATTGACAATGATTGGAAACAACGAACTGCAGAAATGCAGCGTCGTAGCGTAGATAGCAATCAGAAAAGCAGTCAATTATTAGAAGAAAATACTCAGCTTAAACGTGAGCTTGAAATTACAAAAAATAAAAATCGCGATTTGGAAGCATTACTTGACGCTGGTAAACGCGAAATTGCAATACAATGGTTCATTTATGGTGGTTCTGTATTAGGTGTTGGTCTTATTTTAGGCCTAGTTCTACCATTCATTATGCCTAAACGCCGCCGAAATGACGGTTGGTCTTAATATTCTATGGTAAATATGGAAATCTATCTTGTTGGTGGTGCTGTACGCGATAAACTGCTTGGTTTACCCGTAAAAGATCAGGATTGGGTGGTTGTTGGTGCTACACCAGAACAACTGCTTAACCAAGGCTATCAACAAGTTGGTAAAGATTTTCCTGTTTTCCTTAATCCTGAAACAAAAGAAGAATATGCCCTTGCGCGCACTGAACGCAAATCGGGCTCAGGTTATACGGGTTTTATTTGCGACTTTTCGCCTAATATTCCTTTAGAAGATGATCTAATTCGTCGTGATTTAACTATTAATGCCATTGCACAAGGCATAGATGGAAAATTGCATGATCCCTATGGCGGCATTCAAGATTTAAATCATCGTATTTTACGCCATATTTCCCCGGCTTTTGCAGAAGACCCTTTACGTGTATTACGTGTCGCGCGCTTTGCGGCACGTTTTCATCACCTTGGTTTTACTATTGCTAATGAAACCTTGGCGCTAATGTGTAAACTTACTGAACAAGGCGAACTGGAACATCTCACTACTGAGCGCATTTGGTTAGAAACAGAAAAAGCGTTAACCGAGCAAAACCCTGAAATTTACTTTGATACCTTACGTAAAGTGGGCGCATTAAAAGTTTTATTTCCTGAACTAGATGCACTCTACGGCATACCTAATCCAGCCAAACATCATCCTGAAATTGACAGTTTTATGCATACCATGATGGTATTGCAACAAGCCGCCTTACTCACTGAAAACACAGCAATGAATAAAAGTGCGGTGCGATTTGCCGCAATTTGTCACGATCTTGGTAAGGCTTTGACTCCGAATGACATGCTTCCGCATCATTATGATCATGAGAAAAAAGGTGTTCAACCAGTGCGTAAGTTATGCAATCGCTTAAAAGTCCCGACTTACTACAAAGAACTCGCTGAGCTTACTTGTGAATACCATACACATGCACACAAAGCTTTTGAATTACGCGCTGAAACGATTATCAAATTATTCAATACCTTTGATGTATGGCGCAAACCACAACGTTTTCTGGAATTTCTTACCGCTTGTATGGCGGATACGCGCGGACGTTTAGGATTTGAACAAGTAAACTATCCACAAAAAGATTATTTATGGATGCTGTATCAGGTGGCAATACAAGTCGACATCCAACAAATTATTCAAGATGGCTTTGAAAAACAAGGTATTCGCGATGAATTAATGACGCGGCGTATTCTTGCGATTAAAACAAAAATCGATGAAATTCGACCGCAGTTTTTGACTAACTAACCAGAAAAACGTACAATACGCCTGTTTTTTCTAGAGCAAACTTGATATGAAACTCAAGCAATTATTCCCTATTCTATTATCCGCTTTTATTCTGACTGGTTGCGTATTGGATATTGATGAAAATCGTCCGACTGATGTTAAAACTATCTCTAAATCTGACCGCACTTGGCAGCAACATTTAGCACAATTAAAACGTATCACTCACTACGCCGCCACAGGACAACTCGGTTATATTAGTCCAACAGAACGTTTTTCAAGCCGTTTTGAATGGCAATATCAAAATCCCAATAATTACACTCTGAAACTTTATTCTACCATCAGTTCAAGCAGCCTTGTTCTGCAAATGCACAACGCAGGTATGACGATCTCTGATAATAAAGGCAACCAACGTTCTGAACGTGATGCGAAAATGTTAGTTCGTGAAATTGTCGGTATGGAAGTGCCACTTGATCAACTTGCTACATGGCTAAAAGGACAACCTGACGAACGTGCAGATTATCAAGTGGGTGAAAATCATTATTTAGCCAGTTTTAGTTACCCGGTTGACGGCGTAACTTGGTCGGCAGATTATTTGGTGTATCATCAAAACCAAACACCAGCCCTACCCAAAGATATTTTGTTAAAAAATGCAAATCAAACGTTAAAAATTCGTGTGGATAATTGGGCTTTCTAATGAAAACGCATCATATTTTGACCGCACTTTCAGATAAAAATAATTTTAAATCGGGCGATGTATGGCGTTTCCCGAGTCCAGCTAAACTTAATTTATTTTTATATATCAATAACAAGCGTGCTGATGGTTATCACGAGTTACAAACTTTATTCCAATTTCTCGATTATGGTGATTGGCTTGAAATCAGTTTGCGTGATGATGGTGAAATTTATTTAACCCCAGAAATCCCTCATTTAAAACCTGAAGATAATCTCATTTATCGCGCTGCTAAAGCTTTACAACAAAAAACGGGATGTACACAGGGTGCTAATATTCATCTAGATAAAATTCTGCCAATGGGCGGGGGTATCGGTGGTGGTTCATCTAACGCCGCAACTACGCTGATTGCACTAAATTATTTATGGAAAACACATTTATCCCTAAATGAATTGGCTCAACTGGGTGTAAAACTCGGGGCCGATGTGCCTATTTTTATCCATGGCAAAGCGGCTATCGCAGAAGGTGTTGGCGAAATTTTCCATAACTGCACGCCGACAGAAAAATGGTATGTTGTATTAAAACCCGAAATGTCTATTTCTACAGCGGTCGTTTTTTCACACCCCGATTTACCACGTAACACCCCAAAAAGAAGTATAGATCAACTCTTAACTGATGAATTTGCAAACGATTGCGAAAAAGTTGTAAGAAATTGCTATCCTATGGTTGAAGAAACCCTAGGCTGGTTGTTAAAATATGCGCCGTCAAGATTAACAGGGACAGGTGCTTGCATCTTCGCAGAATTCAATGATGAACAATCTGCAAGAGTAGTATTTGAGAAAAAACCTGAACATTTTACAGGTTTTATCGCAAAAGGCTGTAATCGCTCGCCATTACATCAATGGCTTGAAACATTTTCTTAACCATTTCTTTTAAAAAACTAAAACCTTGAGGTTAAATCACCATGCCTGACATTAAACTCTTCGCTGGTAATGCAACGCCAGAACTAGCAAAACGCATTTCAGAACGCCTATATATTTCTTTAGGCGACGCTACCGTAGGTCGTTTTAGCGATGGCGAAATCCAAGTACAAATTAATGAAAACGTACGTGGTAGCGACGTGTTCATTATTCAATCCACTTGTGCACCAACCAACGATAACTTAATGGAACTTATTGTTATGGTTGATGCATTACGTCGTGCTTCAGCAGGTCGTATTACAGCAGTAATCCCGTACTTTGGCTATGCTCGTCAAGACCGCCGTGTTCGTTCAGCACGTGTGCCAATCACAGCTAAAGTGGTAGCTGACTTTCTTTCAAGTGTTGGTGTCGACCGAGTGTTAACTTGTGACTTACATGCTGAACAAATTCAAGGTTTCTTTGATGTGCCTGTAGATAACGTATTTGGTACACCAGTATTGATCCACGATATTTTGAAAAAAACCGATTTAGAAAATCCAATGGTTGTGTCACCGGATATCGGTGGTGTGGTTCGTGCTCGCGCAGTAGCAAAATTATTGAATGACACCGATATGGCGATTATTGACAAACGCCGTCCAAAAGCCAATGTATCACAAGTTATGCATATTATTGGTGATGTAAAAGATCGTGATTGCATCTTAGTGGATGATATGATCGATACGGGCGGTACATTATGCAAAGCAGCCGAAGCATTGAAAGAACGCGGTGCAAAACGTGTCTTTGCTTATGCAACACATGCTGTATTCTCTGGTGCTGCAGCACAAAACCTTGCCAGCCCCGCATTAGATGAGATCGTTGTAACCGATACTATTCCACTTACTGATAAAATCAAAGCGCTTGGTAAAGTGCGTGTATTAACACTTTCAGGTATGTTATCAGAAGCGATTCGTCGTATTAGTAACGAAGAATCGATTTCAGCGATGTTTAATTAATTTTTTAAAAATAATTTTAAGGGCGGCAACTTATTCCCGCCCTTTGTTTTTATCTAAACATCAAAAAATTCAACCGCACTTTCTGCTCATTTTTTCCCAAAAACCCCCTATTCTATGCTATAATTCGTTCAATTTTTTCATCTCAGAATTAGGAAAATTTCAATGTCTGAATTAAGTCAAGATATCACGCCAGTTAGTATTGAAGATGAACTGAAATCTTCGTA from the [Actinobacillus] rossii genome contains:
- a CDS encoding SH3 type 3 domain-containing protein gives rise to the protein MPKIIKITLSALLLGSAVNAVAETAYVTENLNTYLRKGAGDNFKIAGAIQAGEAVTILNRQDRYTLIRDGKNREAWILNNELSSTPSSKNENPKLKAQVQELTAKLNNIDNDWKQRTAEMQRRSVDSNQKSSQLLEENTQLKRELEITKNKNRDLEALLDAGKREIAIQWFIYGGSVLGVGLILGLVLPFIMPKRRRNDGWS
- the cca gene encoding multifunctional tRNA nucleotidyl transferase/2'3'-cyclic phosphodiesterase/2'nucleotidase/phosphatase; translation: MVNMEIYLVGGAVRDKLLGLPVKDQDWVVVGATPEQLLNQGYQQVGKDFPVFLNPETKEEYALARTERKSGSGYTGFICDFSPNIPLEDDLIRRDLTINAIAQGIDGKLHDPYGGIQDLNHRILRHISPAFAEDPLRVLRVARFAARFHHLGFTIANETLALMCKLTEQGELEHLTTERIWLETEKALTEQNPEIYFDTLRKVGALKVLFPELDALYGIPNPAKHHPEIDSFMHTMMVLQQAALLTENTAMNKSAVRFAAICHDLGKALTPNDMLPHHYDHEKKGVQPVRKLCNRLKVPTYYKELAELTCEYHTHAHKAFELRAETIIKLFNTFDVWRKPQRFLEFLTACMADTRGRLGFEQVNYPQKDYLWMLYQVAIQVDIQQIIQDGFEKQGIRDELMTRRILAIKTKIDEIRPQFLTN
- the lolB gene encoding outer membrane lipoprotein LolB is translated as MKLKQLFPILLSAFILTGCVLDIDENRPTDVKTISKSDRTWQQHLAQLKRITHYAATGQLGYISPTERFSSRFEWQYQNPNNYTLKLYSTISSSSLVLQMHNAGMTISDNKGNQRSERDAKMLVREIVGMEVPLDQLATWLKGQPDERADYQVGENHYLASFSYPVDGVTWSADYLVYHQNQTPALPKDILLKNANQTLKIRVDNWAF
- the ipk gene encoding 4-diphosphocytidyl-2-C-methyl-D-erythritol kinase, whose amino-acid sequence is MKTHHILTALSDKNNFKSGDVWRFPSPAKLNLFLYINNKRADGYHELQTLFQFLDYGDWLEISLRDDGEIYLTPEIPHLKPEDNLIYRAAKALQQKTGCTQGANIHLDKILPMGGGIGGGSSNAATTLIALNYLWKTHLSLNELAQLGVKLGADVPIFIHGKAAIAEGVGEIFHNCTPTEKWYVVLKPEMSISTAVVFSHPDLPRNTPKRSIDQLLTDEFANDCEKVVRNCYPMVEETLGWLLKYAPSRLTGTGACIFAEFNDEQSARVVFEKKPEHFTGFIAKGCNRSPLHQWLETFS
- the prsA gene encoding ribose-phosphate pyrophosphokinase; protein product: MPDIKLFAGNATPELAKRISERLYISLGDATVGRFSDGEIQVQINENVRGSDVFIIQSTCAPTNDNLMELIVMVDALRRASAGRITAVIPYFGYARQDRRVRSARVPITAKVVADFLSSVGVDRVLTCDLHAEQIQGFFDVPVDNVFGTPVLIHDILKKTDLENPMVVSPDIGGVVRARAVAKLLNDTDMAIIDKRRPKANVSQVMHIIGDVKDRDCILVDDMIDTGGTLCKAAEALKERGAKRVFAYATHAVFSGAAAQNLASPALDEIVVTDTIPLTDKIKALGKVRVLTLSGMLSEAIRRISNEESISAMFN